A stretch of Streptomyces vietnamensis DNA encodes these proteins:
- the soxR gene encoding redox-sensitive transcriptional activator SoxR: protein MTVARPAYHLTELTVGQLSARSGVAVTALHFYESKGLIKSRRTPGNQRRYTRDTLRRISVIRVAQRMGIPLSTVADALAELPEGRTPNRDDWARLSQRWRADLNARIEQLLALRDGLEDCIGCGCLSVRDCPLTNPYDELGEEGPGPRRLLREPTGAAARGRRHRAPTADPCGGTSPSCQDGPQD, encoded by the coding sequence ATGACCGTCGCCCGGCCCGCGTACCACCTCACCGAGCTCACCGTCGGACAGCTGTCGGCACGCAGCGGCGTCGCGGTCACGGCCCTGCACTTCTACGAGTCCAAGGGGCTCATCAAGAGCCGCCGCACGCCCGGCAACCAGCGCCGCTACACCCGGGACACGCTGCGCCGCATCTCGGTGATCCGGGTCGCCCAGCGCATGGGCATCCCCCTGAGCACGGTCGCCGACGCGCTGGCCGAGCTGCCCGAGGGGCGCACGCCCAACCGGGACGACTGGGCGCGGCTCTCGCAGCGCTGGCGCGCGGATCTCAACGCGCGCATCGAGCAGCTCCTCGCGCTGCGCGACGGCCTGGAGGACTGCATCGGCTGCGGCTGTCTCTCGGTACGGGACTGCCCGCTGACGAACCCGTACGACGAGCTCGGCGAGGAGGGCCCCGGGCCGCGCAGGCTCCTGCGCGAGCCGACGGGGGCGGCGGCCCGCGGCCGCCGGCACCGCGCCCCCACGGCGGACCCGTGCGGCGGCACGAGCCCCAGCTGCCAGGACGGCCCGCAGGACTGA
- a CDS encoding acyl-CoA dehydrogenase family protein, with protein MPTQQLTARQTSSRIDSAAVVVAAAGVAKIAAEHARDAERDRRLAPEVVRSMLDAGFARHFVPRRHGGGSGTFEEIVRAVSVVGEGCTSAAWAASLTASLGRMAAYLPEEGQRRIWAGGPDALIVGALMPLGRARREEGGWRIGGTWPYVSVVDYADWALVCAMTTEDRPTARFFAVPRGDWRTEDTWSSVGMRGTGSNTLSVEGVFVPDELTFTRDAIAGGVAEGGDAPCHRVPLKAVNGLCFAAPVLGAARAALAAWREGTAPRHTSASGGLDSAAAVVLGRAAGEADAAALLLEAAARAADSGEVTAFDVARSGRDCALAAELATSAVDRLFASAGTRAHQDAAPLQRHWRDAHTASGHVVLAFSAAAESYARELHPPQPAN; from the coding sequence ATGCCGACTCAGCAGTTGACGGCACGGCAGACGTCGTCCCGCATCGATTCCGCGGCCGTGGTGGTCGCGGCCGCCGGTGTCGCGAAGATCGCCGCGGAGCACGCGCGGGACGCCGAGCGTGATCGCCGGCTCGCCCCGGAGGTGGTGCGGTCCATGCTGGACGCCGGTTTCGCGCGCCATTTCGTACCGCGTCGGCACGGCGGCGGGTCCGGGACCTTCGAGGAGATCGTGCGGGCGGTGTCCGTGGTCGGCGAGGGCTGCACCTCGGCCGCCTGGGCGGCGTCGCTGACCGCCTCCCTCGGCCGGATGGCCGCCTACCTTCCCGAGGAGGGACAGCGGCGGATCTGGGCAGGGGGCCCGGACGCCCTGATCGTGGGCGCGCTCATGCCGCTGGGCCGGGCCCGGCGTGAGGAGGGCGGCTGGCGGATCGGCGGCACCTGGCCGTACGTGAGCGTCGTGGACTACGCGGACTGGGCGCTGGTGTGCGCGATGACGACCGAGGACCGGCCGACCGCCCGGTTCTTCGCCGTGCCGCGCGGCGACTGGCGCACCGAGGACACGTGGTCGTCGGTCGGGATGCGCGGGACCGGCAGCAACACGCTGTCGGTGGAGGGGGTGTTCGTGCCGGACGAGCTGACCTTCACCCGTGACGCCATCGCCGGCGGTGTCGCCGAGGGCGGGGACGCGCCCTGCCACCGTGTGCCCCTCAAGGCCGTCAACGGGCTGTGCTTCGCGGCCCCTGTCCTCGGCGCCGCGCGGGCCGCCCTGGCGGCCTGGCGGGAGGGCACGGCACCCCGCCACACCTCGGCGTCCGGCGGTCTGGACAGTGCGGCGGCGGTCGTCCTCGGCCGCGCGGCGGGCGAGGCGGACGCGGCGGCGCTGCTCCTGGAGGCGGCGGCCCGTGCCGCCGACAGCGGAGAGGTCACCGCCTTCGACGTGGCCCGCAGCGGCCGGGACTGCGCGCTCGCGGCCGAACTCGCCACGTCCGCCGTGGACCGCCTGTTCGCCTCCGCGGGGACCCGCGCCCACCAGGACGCGGCCCCGCTCCAGCGCCACTGGCGGGACGCGCACACGGCGTCCGGCCACGTGGTGCTGGCCTTCTCCGCCGCGGCCGAGTCGTACGCCCGCGAACTCCACCCGCCGCAGCCCGCGAACTGA
- a CDS encoding DsbA family oxidoreductase has protein sequence MKIEIWSDIMCPWCYIGKARLDKAVARLEDREAQVVWRSFELRPDQPRTPGATLGEMMREKLGLQPGETVELFEKIRILGEAEGLDIRLTGVRPVNSFDAQRLVHLAAEDGLSHRMKSELFRTYLTEQQNVADHEVLLRTATAAGLDADRVTEVLATDAYGEDVREDERLAVRRGVTGVPTIFVDGVRVTTGVPSVDQLHQALVEAG, from the coding sequence GTGAAGATCGAGATCTGGTCCGACATCATGTGCCCGTGGTGCTACATCGGCAAAGCGCGCCTCGACAAGGCGGTCGCGCGCCTGGAGGACCGTGAGGCCCAGGTGGTGTGGCGAAGCTTCGAACTCCGTCCCGACCAGCCCCGTACGCCCGGTGCTACGCTCGGCGAGATGATGCGGGAGAAGCTCGGACTCCAACCCGGGGAGACGGTCGAGCTGTTCGAGAAGATCCGGATCCTGGGCGAGGCCGAGGGGCTCGACATCCGCCTCACCGGCGTACGCCCCGTGAACTCCTTCGACGCGCAGCGCCTGGTGCACCTGGCGGCCGAGGACGGTCTCTCGCACCGGATGAAGAGCGAGCTGTTCCGCACCTATCTGACGGAACAGCAGAACGTGGCGGACCACGAGGTCCTGCTGCGCACCGCGACCGCCGCCGGGCTCGACGCCGACCGCGTCACGGAGGTCCTGGCGACGGACGCCTACGGCGAGGACGTACGCGAGGACGAGCGGCTCGCTGTCCGCCGCGGGGTCACCGGCGTTCCGACGATCTTCGTCGACGGCGTACGGGTCACCACCGGCGTCCCCTCGGTGGACCAGCTGCACCAGGCCCTGGTGGAGGCCGGCTGA